CTCCAGCGGCAGCAGCACATTGTCCAGCGTGGTGCGCCAGGGCAGCAGCGAAGAGGACTGGAAAGCCATGCCCGAGATCTTGAGCGGCCCTGTGACACGCTGGCCATCGACCGTGATGCGCCCCATGGACGGCATCTTCAGGCCAGTGGTGAGCTTCATGAAAGTGGACTTGCCACAGCCCGAAGGACCGACGATGGCGATGAACTCGCCGCGCTGCACCGTGAGGTCGATGGCTTCCACCGCAAAGTGGTTGGCCTGCAGCAGCTCTTCGTTATAGGCCAGCCAGACGTCTTTGAATTCGACAAATGGCCGGGCAGCTTCTGTATCTGATGACTTCATAAAAGCAGGCTGTAGCGCCTGTCACACAAGCGCATCCAGCTATCAATCAATGAGCAATTACTTCTTGGGAAAAACGTCGAGTTCCGCTACGGGCGGCAGAAAGCGGCCGTTCCAGAGCGTCTCGGGGTTCACGCGTGTCTTGGTCGCATAGACGTCCGAGATCTGGGAAGCCATCAGCGCCATGCGTGTGGGGCTGACCTGGCCAAAGCCCTCGCCGCGCGCATCGGCGGTGTTGATCACGGTGTCGATCGCGAGTTGCAGACGGCGGGTTTCGAGCGCCGTGTTGACGATGCCGTCGCGCTCCTTCACATAGGCAATGGCGGCACCGGGGTTGGCCATGACTTCCTTTGCGCCCTTGCTGAAGGCCTTGAGGAAGGCACGCACGGCTTCGGGGTTCTCGCGCACCAGCTTGGCGCTGGCGATGATGGCGTTGCCATAGAGCTTGACGCCGTTGTCCGCAAACGGCATGACCACCACATCGGCCGCCTTCACGCCACGCGCCTCCAGGTTCAGCAGCGAAGTAAAGGTAAAGCCCGTGATGGCATCGATATCGCCGCGCACCAGCATGGTCTCGCGCAGCGGCGGATCCATGGTGGTCCATTGCACATCGCCGACCTTGTTGGCCTTGGCAAACAGCGGGAAACCGCGCCGACCCGCATCAAACACCGGTGCGCCGAGCTTTTTGCCGGTCAAGTCTGCAGGCTTGGCAATGGCGCTCTTCCTGAGGGCCATGACCGAAGCCGGCGTGTTGTTGTAGACCATCATCACGGCCACTGGCTTGTCTTTGACATCGGGGTTGTTGGCATGAAACTCCATGAGTGCGGCCAGATCGGCAAAACCCATGTCGTAAGAGCCCGATGCCACGCGCTGAATCGCGCCACCGGAGCCGCTGCCGGCGTCCACCGTCACATTCAGGCCCGCTGCCTGAAAATAGCCTTTGGCGGCGGGCTGCAGAAACAGCGCGGCAGGTCCTTCGAAACGCCAGTCCAGCTGGAATTTGATGGGCGTGGCGGCAAAGGCCGCCGTGGCGCTGGCAAAGCTGCCCAGGGCCAGAACGGATTGCAGGAACAGGCGCTTGGTTTGCATGGTGGCTTCCCTCTCTCTATGTCAATGAATTGCGTTTGAATGCGTGCCGGGGCTCAGACCTTCCAGGCGCCCTGGTGCGAACTGCTGGCCTCTTCGATCAAGGCCGGCCCGATGCATTCGATGGCGTGCGAAGCGGCCTGAAACACATCGCGGCAGGACAGCTCTGCATCCTTCTGATCGAGCCGCTCGCCACGGAACACGCGCAGCCGCTCGGCATCAATGCCATAGACCACCCGGCCGATGGCGGACCAGAAGATCGCGCCGGCGCACATCACACAGGGCTCGGCGGACGAGTACAGCGTGGCGACGGCCAGCTCATTTCGTGAATGCAAGGGGCTGGCCAGGCGGATGGCGGACAGCTCGGCATGGGCCGTGCAATCGCCGCTCTCACCGTTGGCATTGCTGGCCTGGGCCAGCACGCGCCCGTCGGCGGCCACGATCAGCGCGCCAAACGGCCGGTTGCCGCGCTCGCGTGCCGTATCCGCGAGCGCAATGGCTTCGCGCAAATAACGGCCATCGGCGTCATTCAGGGCCTGGGCTTGAGGCAATGACATGGTTGGATCCTCCTCAGGCCTTGAGCATGCGCGCCGACCTGGCTGGCAGCATGCTGCTGTTGAACAGTGCGTCGGCAGATGGCGTGGTCTTGAGCGCAAAGGTCTGCACCACGCTGTCCAGCTGCTGCTCCATCAGGCGCTTGCTGAAGTCGCCCAGTCCATGGCTTTTCGTGTCTGCCGCTGCCACATACTGTGCGGTGATGGACCAGCGCTCCAGCTCCAGCTTCTCATCGAGAATCGGCTCGCGCTGGCGCACGGCGGCAATGCCTGCTGCGGGGTTGGCAAGGCATTCCACAATCGCACGGTTGGTGGCGCGCAGGAAAGCGGCCACGACCTGCGGCTTCTCGGCGATCAGCTGGCTGGACGCCAGGATCGCATTGCCATACAGATGAACGCCGGCATCGCTATAGCGCAGTATGGAAAGCTCCTCGGGCTTGAGGCGCGCAAACAGCGATACCGCCGAGTCATGGAAATAGGTGGCGGCATCCACATCGCCACGCACCATGACGTTGTCTCGTGCCGAGAACTCCGTTGTCGACCAGGCAAACAGATCCGCGGGCAGGTTCTTGCGCCGCGCCACCATGGGCCAGGCACGACGCGTGGACTCCACCGCCGCTGCGGCCACCTTCTTGCCCTTGAGACTTCCGAAGTCCGAAGTGATGCCCCTATCCTTGCGTCCGATGATCACAAAGGGGGCGCGGTTGTAGTACTGATAGACAGCCTGCACACGAGGCGTGCCGGCGTTCTGCGCATTGAACTCGATCAGCGAGCTGATGTCACCCAGTCCCAGTTGGTAGGCGCCGCTGGCAATGCGAGTGATGGAGGCCACCGAGCCCGAGCCCACATCCAGGCTCACATCCAGGCCCTCATCGCGGTAATAGCCGTTTTGCTGCGCCAGAAAGAAAGGAGCCGTCTGGCCGTTGACACGGAAATCCAGCGTGAATTTCAGAGGCGTCAGCGACTTGCCCTGGGCATGAACCCAGGGCGCACCGCAAAGAGGCAGGGCAGCAAGAAAATGGCGACGTTGCATGGGGGAACTCTCAGGTCTCTGGCGACAGGAATGCCGGCGGCGGCAGCCACTGGCAGGACTTGAGCAATTTCCTGGCACTGCACACGGATGCAGGCTGAACGCTTCTACTCGTTCAACCTTCTAGCAATTGGCGTGCCTGCTTTTGATTTCCGCTTGCCGGGTATCAACAAGGTGCACGCCCGAGCAGCGCATGCATGGATTCATGCACGGCAGTGCACCAGTTTGAAGCCATGCACCAAAACCAAGAGCGCCTGTGCCCCGGTGAATGGCTGGCACGCTGTTTGCTGCACTCAAATCAAGAGTAGAAGCGTTCAGCACGGTGCTTCTGACCATCGCCGGTCAGCAGCTTCGCGGGTCATTGCTCTTGAAGTGGGTGCGGCACACAGCCGCACCTGGTATCCACACTTCAGGTGCCCGCAACCGCAAGCCTCACTGGCATCGCCTGTGCCTGAAGTCATCGCAAGAGAAATTCGTATGCAGAGCATGACCAACCACTCTTACAGCCTTGGCGAACTGGACAAGGAAGCCCGCATGGGCGGGCAAGGCGCAGAAACCTCGGCGCGCGAAGTGCGCGTCATAGACATCAGCGACTTCGAGCAGCGCAAGCAGGAGATTTCCGAGCAGATCTGGAGCGCTTCGGTAGAAATCGGCTTCTTCCAGGTTTCCGGCCACGGCATAGCCCAGCCCGATATCGACGCCGCATTCGGCAGGGCCGAACAGCTATTTGCACTGCCGCCCGAAACCAAGGCGCAATGGCCGCTATCGCGCAACGCAGGCTGGGAGCACAAGGCGCAGATCCGCCCCTCCACGCGCACCCCCGACCAGAAAGAGTCCTATCAGGTCACACGCCCACGCATGCAGGGCCTGTGGCCCAGTGAGCAAGAACTGCCCGGCTTCCAACAGGCCACGCTGGCCTTTGAGCACCAATGCTGGCAGGTGGGTATGCAGCTGCTGTCCTGCTTTGCCTACAAGCTGGGCTTTGACGAGGAGTTCTTCACCCGCGCACATGACCCCGCCGTGCCCAGCTACCAGAGCACGCTGCGTATGCTGCATTACTTTGCCGTGGACCCTGCACTCAAGGACGAAATCGGCCTGTGGCGTGCAGGCGCACATACGGACTTTGACTGCCTGACGCTGTTGTTCCAGCGCGCCGGCCAGGGTGGGCTGCAGGTGCTGCCCGGCAAAGAGGCCGATGCCCAGCAATGGACGCCCGTGAAGCCCGTGGATGGCGTCATCACCTGCAATATCGGCGACATGCTGATGCGCTGGAGCGACGACCGGCTGCCCAGCAACTTCCACCGCGTGCGCAACCCGCAGCCCCATGAGTACCAGGGAGCCCGCTACAGCCTGGCCTTCTTCTGCCAGGCCAATGAAGATGCGGTGATCGAAGGGCCGGCCAAAAAATATCCGCCCATCACAGGGGCGGAATATTTGCGTCAGCGCATCAGCGCCAATTTCTCGAACAAGTACTGACCCTCCCTGAGCAGCCCTGCCGCTTCCCCCCAAGGAGGACGGCACCTT
This DNA window, taken from Comamonas testosteroni TK102, encodes the following:
- a CDS encoding ABC transporter substrate-binding protein; translation: MQRRHFLAALPLCGAPWVHAQGKSLTPLKFTLDFRVNGQTAPFFLAQQNGYYRDEGLDVSLDVGSGSVASITRIASGAYQLGLGDISSLIEFNAQNAGTPRVQAVYQYYNRAPFVIIGRKDRGITSDFGSLKGKKVAAAAVESTRRAWPMVARRKNLPADLFAWSTTEFSARDNVMVRGDVDAATYFHDSAVSLFARLKPEELSILRYSDAGVHLYGNAILASSQLIAEKPQVVAAFLRATNRAIVECLANPAAGIAAVRQREPILDEKLELERWSITAQYVAAADTKSHGLGDFSKRLMEQQLDSVVQTFALKTTPSADALFNSSMLPARSARMLKA
- a CDS encoding nucleoside deaminase — translated: MSLPQAQALNDADGRYLREAIALADTARERGNRPFGALIVAADGRVLAQASNANGESGDCTAHAELSAIRLASPLHSRNELAVATLYSSAEPCVMCAGAIFWSAIGRVVYGIDAERLRVFRGERLDQKDAELSCRDVFQAASHAIECIGPALIEEASSSHQGAWKV
- a CDS encoding ABC transporter substrate-binding protein, translated to MQTKRLFLQSVLALGSFASATAAFAATPIKFQLDWRFEGPAALFLQPAAKGYFQAAGLNVTVDAGSGSGGAIQRVASGSYDMGFADLAALMEFHANNPDVKDKPVAVMMVYNNTPASVMALRKSAIAKPADLTGKKLGAPVFDAGRRGFPLFAKANKVGDVQWTTMDPPLRETMLVRGDIDAITGFTFTSLLNLEARGVKAADVVVMPFADNGVKLYGNAIIASAKLVRENPEAVRAFLKAFSKGAKEVMANPGAAIAYVKERDGIVNTALETRRLQLAIDTVINTADARGEGFGQVSPTRMALMASQISDVYATKTRVNPETLWNGRFLPPVAELDVFPKK
- a CDS encoding isopenicillin N synthase family dioxygenase, with product MQSMTNHSYSLGELDKEARMGGQGAETSAREVRVIDISDFEQRKQEISEQIWSASVEIGFFQVSGHGIAQPDIDAAFGRAEQLFALPPETKAQWPLSRNAGWEHKAQIRPSTRTPDQKESYQVTRPRMQGLWPSEQELPGFQQATLAFEHQCWQVGMQLLSCFAYKLGFDEEFFTRAHDPAVPSYQSTLRMLHYFAVDPALKDEIGLWRAGAHTDFDCLTLLFQRAGQGGLQVLPGKEADAQQWTPVKPVDGVITCNIGDMLMRWSDDRLPSNFHRVRNPQPHEYQGARYSLAFFCQANEDAVIEGPAKKYPPITGAEYLRQRISANFSNKY